In Nostoc sp. UHCC 0926, a single genomic region encodes these proteins:
- a CDS encoding alpha/beta fold hydrolase, with amino-acid sequence MTPTLPIEGFTSDTATVGGVHLHYWLGGDPEGQPIILWHGFLSTSYAWREVAPALAIAGHSVLVPDMRGYGDSDKPGGTDGYDARALAEECRALVSGLGFGGKKPIIHAAHDMGALPALIWASDHSVEVAGLLYIEAPVMLGDVLRQIIAYTSEAMAHGSMWWWILPLAPGVPELLIVGNERAFLTWFYEGTAVAKPEVFGSEVVDEYLRTFSGREGVLGSMGIYRAAFTSIKQTEPLTKTKITVPVMAIGGEKGLGEKVGEMVSLVAENVEATTLSGCGHFLPEECPKAVIKSILAMVARTAA; translated from the coding sequence ATGACACCAACTCTCCCGATTGAGGGCTTTACGAGCGACACGGCCACCGTCGGCGGCGTACATCTCCACTACTGGCTGGGCGGCGATCCGGAAGGCCAGCCGATCATCCTGTGGCACGGCTTCCTCTCGACCAGCTACGCATGGCGCGAGGTCGCGCCCGCGCTGGCGATCGCGGGGCATTCGGTGCTCGTCCCCGACATGCGGGGCTACGGCGACAGCGACAAGCCGGGAGGCACCGACGGCTATGACGCGCGCGCCCTTGCGGAGGAATGCCGCGCCCTGGTAAGCGGCCTCGGTTTCGGCGGCAAAAAGCCGATCATTCACGCCGCGCACGATATGGGGGCGCTGCCGGCGCTCATCTGGGCAAGCGACCACTCAGTGGAGGTCGCAGGACTGCTTTACATTGAGGCACCCGTGATGCTAGGCGACGTGCTGCGGCAGATCATTGCTTATACCTCCGAGGCGATGGCGCACGGGTCGATGTGGTGGTGGATCTTGCCCCTCGCGCCCGGCGTGCCCGAATTACTCATCGTCGGCAACGAGCGCGCCTTCCTGACCTGGTTCTATGAAGGCACCGCTGTCGCCAAACCGGAGGTGTTCGGGTCGGAGGTCGTGGACGAGTACCTACGGACGTTCTCCGGGCGCGAGGGCGTGCTGGGAAGCATGGGCATTTACCGCGCCGCATTCACTAGCATCAAGCAGACCGAGCCGCTCACCAAGACCAAGATCACTGTGCCGGTTATGGCGATCGGCGGCGAGAAGGGCCTGGGCGAGAAGGTCGGCGAGATGGTCAGCTTGGTCGCTGAAAACGTGGAGGCGACAACACTGTCTGGCTGCGGCCACTTCCTCCCCGAAGAATGCCCAAAAGCCGTCATTAAGAGCATCCTGGCAATGGTCGCCAGGACAGCCGCTTGA
- a CDS encoding cupin domain-containing protein: protein MENPINDLTTVNPQDGQILSVVGDTYRLVITGEQTGGAYAAIDMLIPPKGGPGPHAHANFQESFYVLEGEIVVKTKAQSFVARKGSFVNIPKGGVVHDFKNETDTIAHLWCVVVPAGLEKFFQEIGTPVAAGTFLPPPIMDQAAQERMQEIARKYGQEVFPPDYLD, encoded by the coding sequence ATGGAAAATCCAATTAATGATCTTACGACTGTAAATCCTCAGGACGGTCAGATTCTGTCAGTTGTTGGTGATACCTACCGCCTGGTGATCACTGGTGAACAAACTGGAGGAGCTTACGCCGCCATTGACATGCTGATACCGCCGAAAGGTGGGCCTGGACCCCACGCGCACGCTAACTTTCAAGAATCTTTTTACGTCCTGGAAGGGGAAATCGTCGTTAAAACGAAAGCCCAGTCCTTTGTTGCCCGGAAGGGTTCCTTTGTCAACATTCCCAAAGGCGGGGTAGTGCATGACTTTAAGAATGAGACGGATACAATAGCGCATCTGTGGTGCGTGGTAGTTCCCGCCGGACTGGAGAAATTCTTTCAGGAGATCGGGACACCCGTGGCGGCAGGAACCTTTCTGCCTCCCCCAATTATGGATCAGGCAGCGCAGGAACGGATGCAGGAAATTGCCAGAAAGTATGGTCAGGAAGTGTTCCCGCCAGACTATCTTGACTAA
- a CDS encoding SDR family NAD(P)-dependent oxidoreductase, with protein sequence MRFSNKFVVVTGAAGGIGSAITRRFLSEGAKVCAVDNRTEALNQLVVDLGSPDGLLAIEADVSSESNCKNLSDQVQQTWGAVDILVNNAGKFPVTPFEEISYAEWREICAINLDGPFLMTRSLLPLIKVSKAGRIINTSSGSIFAGTPDQCHYVAAKAGVIGFTRSLANALGQHNITVNAITPGITDTPPVIALFPAAVLDKQAEARAIKRRETADDLVGTVLFLASDDAAFITGQTINVDGGNNFV encoded by the coding sequence ATGCGATTCTCAAACAAATTCGTAGTTGTTACTGGTGCTGCTGGAGGAATTGGTAGCGCAATTACGCGCCGCTTTCTGTCGGAGGGAGCGAAGGTCTGTGCGGTCGATAACAGAACGGAAGCGCTTAACCAATTGGTAGTTGATCTCGGCTCGCCAGATGGGTTGCTGGCGATCGAGGCAGATGTAAGCAGTGAGTCAAACTGCAAGAATCTCTCAGATCAGGTACAGCAGACGTGGGGTGCAGTCGATATTCTGGTCAACAATGCAGGCAAATTTCCAGTCACGCCTTTTGAGGAGATATCGTATGCTGAATGGCGCGAGATATGTGCAATCAATCTCGACGGTCCATTTCTGATGACGCGATCGCTCCTACCGTTGATCAAGGTCAGCAAAGCCGGGCGGATCATTAATACGAGTTCTGGAAGTATTTTTGCCGGAACGCCAGATCAATGCCACTACGTCGCTGCAAAGGCGGGCGTGATTGGGTTCACCAGGTCACTTGCGAACGCACTCGGACAACATAACATCACCGTCAATGCTATTACTCCGGGCATAACGGATACACCACCCGTCATTGCGCTTTTTCCTGCCGCTGTACTCGACAAGCAGGCAGAAGCAAGAGCGATCAAGCGACGAGAAACTGCCGACGATCTGGTTGGGACGGTACTATTCCTTGCATCAGATGACGCAGCCTTCATAACCGGTCAAACTATCAACGTTGATGGTGGAAACAACTTCGTTTAG
- a CDS encoding NmrA/HSCARG family protein — protein MTQQINAERLILVTGATGNQGGAVARHLLQHGNFKVRAFVRDPNKPAAQALQQAGAELVVGEFSDRASLDRALQGAYGVFSLQTFLKGGLSAEIRDGKTVADAASSAGIQHFVYSSVGSAERNTGIPHFDSKFQVEEYIRSLGLPYTMMRPVFFFYNYNAMRPMIEAGTLSQPLSPETKLQQLSEEDYGEMVAEVFDRPTDFLNREQEVASVDMTMTEIATTFSRIFGKNVEYQQIPFEAFEQQAGEEVTIMYRWLENVGYGADLAQLKRDFPAPTDFESYLRDHNWAKSDKNL, from the coding sequence ATGACACAGCAAATAAACGCAGAACGACTTATCTTAGTCACCGGAGCTACGGGCAATCAGGGCGGCGCGGTGGCGCGTCATCTTTTGCAGCACGGAAATTTCAAGGTGCGTGCCTTTGTGCGCGATCCAAACAAGCCCGCTGCTCAAGCACTCCAACAAGCAGGGGCAGAACTCGTAGTCGGAGAGTTTAGCGATCGCGCTTCCCTCGATCGCGCTCTGCAAGGTGCCTATGGCGTTTTTTCGCTACAGACCTTCCTCAAAGGCGGATTATCAGCCGAAATCCGCGACGGCAAAACGGTCGCAGACGCAGCTTCATCGGCGGGCATCCAGCATTTCGTCTACAGTTCGGTGGGGAGCGCCGAACGCAACACGGGCATTCCGCATTTCGACAGCAAGTTTCAAGTCGAAGAATACATCCGATCGCTTGGTTTGCCTTACACGATGATGCGTCCGGTTTTCTTTTTCTACAATTACAACGCGATGCGTCCAATGATTGAAGCCGGAACGCTTTCCCAGCCGCTCAGTCCGGAAACGAAATTACAGCAGCTTTCCGAAGAAGATTACGGGGAAATGGTCGCTGAGGTGTTTGATCGTCCCACCGATTTCTTGAACCGTGAACAGGAAGTCGCCAGTGTGGATATGACCATGACGGAAATCGCTACCACATTCAGCCGCATTTTCGGAAAAAACGTCGAATACCAACAAATTCCGTTTGAAGCGTTTGAGCAGCAAGCCGGGGAGGAAGTGACTATTATGTATCGCTGGCTTGAGAACGTTGGCTACGGGGCGGATCTAGCGCAGTTGAAACGCGATTTTCCGGCACCGACCGACTTTGAATCCTATTTGCGCGACCACAACTGGGCAAAATCTGACAAGAACTTGTAA
- a CDS encoding LysR family transcriptional regulator: MDKLKSLMIFMRSAQYGSFSEAARQLGMAPSAVSRAVLRLEDELGVRLLQRTTRSLTLTEDGNRFYQRSQQILNDLEEAELEVKQSQSMPMGTLRLDLSFVFGKMHIAPALLQFAAQYPKLNLNVSFNDRLIDLIEEGVDATVRIGISSDCSLIMYHLATARYITCASPQYLAQYGTPIIPTELLQHRCVNFIYPQTRREANWKFAQEGKSIDLAVDSYLRFDNSEVILEAVIQGAGVVQLPKFIAANAIARGDLQPILQAYTTQVGLPIAVLYPQKRYLSAKVRVFVEFMKELTAALKRDDVVD, from the coding sequence ATGGACAAGCTCAAAAGCCTGATGATTTTTATGCGCTCTGCTCAATATGGCAGCTTTTCTGAGGCAGCCCGACAGTTAGGCATGGCTCCGTCAGCCGTGAGTCGGGCTGTATTGCGCTTAGAAGATGAATTGGGGGTGCGCTTGCTCCAGCGGACGACTCGCAGTTTGACGCTGACCGAAGATGGCAACCGATTTTATCAACGCTCTCAGCAAATTCTCAACGATTTGGAAGAAGCCGAACTCGAAGTCAAACAATCGCAATCCATGCCGATGGGAACATTGCGACTGGATCTGAGCTTTGTGTTTGGCAAAATGCATATCGCTCCAGCGCTGCTGCAATTTGCCGCACAATATCCGAAGCTAAATCTGAATGTTTCTTTTAACGATCGCCTGATCGATCTGATTGAGGAAGGCGTTGATGCGACTGTGCGGATTGGAATCAGCAGCGATTGCAGTTTAATCATGTACCACCTGGCAACTGCACGCTACATCACTTGTGCCTCGCCGCAGTATCTTGCCCAGTATGGTACACCCATAATACCCACAGAACTATTGCAGCATCGCTGTGTCAACTTTATCTATCCACAGACTCGGCGAGAAGCTAACTGGAAGTTTGCACAAGAGGGAAAATCGATTGACCTTGCCGTTGACAGTTATCTGCGATTTGATAACTCAGAAGTCATTTTAGAGGCAGTCATTCAAGGAGCTGGTGTGGTGCAATTGCCCAAATTTATTGCAGCGAACGCGATCGCCCGGGGCGACCTCCAACCGATTCTCCAAGCCTACACGACCCAAGTCGGATTACCGATCGCAGTGTTGTATCCGCAAAAACGCTATCTCTCGGCTAAAGTTCGCGTTTTTGTTGAGTTTATGAAAGAATTGACGGCTGCTTTAAAGCGAGATGATGTTGTAGATTAG
- a CDS encoding type II toxin-antitoxin system VapC family toxin encodes MKVLLDTNIIVDIALERQPYITNSETVLAFVEQGQIEGYISASTISDLYYLIRKQKGRDLTIEFLRQIVTFCQIATVNQAVITMALTASFRDFEDAIQYSTAVLNQLDAIITRNPQDFPVITPQILTPEQLIQELTNSP; translated from the coding sequence GTGAAAGTCTTGCTTGACACCAACATAATTGTGGATATTGCCCTAGAACGACAGCCATATATCACTAATAGCGAGACAGTTTTAGCATTTGTTGAACAGGGACAAATAGAAGGCTACATTTCAGCATCAACCATTAGCGACCTTTACTATCTTATCCGTAAACAAAAAGGTCGAGATTTAACTATTGAGTTTTTGAGACAAATAGTTACCTTCTGTCAAATTGCTACGGTAAATCAAGCTGTAATTACGATGGCTCTAACAGCGAGTTTTAGGGATTTTGAAGATGCTATTCAATACTCCACTGCTGTCTTGAATCAATTAGATGCGATTATTACCCGTAATCCTCAAGACTTCCCCGTTATTACACCCCAAATTCTAACTCCTGAGCAATTGATTCAGGAATTAACAAATTCTCCTTAA
- a CDS encoding single-stranded DNA-binding protein — protein sequence MNSCVLMVEIINEPQLRYTADNLGVTEMLVQFPNSQKPEDPPATLKVVGWGNLATEIQQNYHQGDRVILVGRLTMNTVDRQEGFKEKRAELTVQQIQSVGGSFNTDPLPSATVTPSLTETAPRQPSSASRPPQKDVPNYDSPRPAPTPATNPVGVAPQTKTYEPVPQPTYERTTYPAVKEEEPDPDDIPF from the coding sequence ATGAACAGCTGCGTTTTGATGGTGGAAATTATAAACGAGCCACAACTCCGCTATACAGCGGATAATCTGGGAGTCACGGAAATGTTGGTGCAGTTTCCCAATTCCCAGAAACCAGAAGATCCACCAGCCACGCTGAAAGTAGTTGGCTGGGGGAATTTAGCGACAGAAATTCAGCAAAACTACCACCAAGGCGATCGCGTCATCCTGGTAGGACGTTTAACTATGAATACTGTTGATCGTCAAGAAGGTTTTAAAGAAAAACGCGCTGAATTGACAGTGCAACAAATTCAATCTGTTGGAGGTAGTTTTAATACTGATCCATTACCCTCAGCAACCGTAACTCCATCATTGACTGAAACTGCTCCCCGACAACCATCTTCAGCATCTCGTCCTCCACAGAAAGACGTTCCCAATTACGATTCACCACGTCCAGCGCCTACTCCAGCGACAAATCCTGTTGGCGTTGCTCCCCAAACGAAAACTTACGAACCCGTACCCCAACCCACATATGAGCGAACCACTTATCCAGCAGTGAAAGAGGAAGAACCAGATCCAGATGATATTCCGTTCTAA
- a CDS encoding FAD-dependent oxidoreductase, whose product MTTDVPKNLSQDPSINPVHDIVDGQTTDCCIVGGGPAGAVLALLLARQGISVILLEAHKDLDRDFRGDTIHPSVMEIMEELGLSDRLLKLPHTKMRQISIQTPQDTVTFADFSHLKTHYPYITMLPQVKFLEFITQEAQKYPSFHLVMGANVQELINENGVIQGVRYRGGGGWHEIRAILTVGADGRHSRLRHLGEFESIETSPPMDILWFRLPRQPEDPEGGMGRFGQGKLIAMLDRGDEWQLAYIIPKGGYQQLRAEGLEELKKSVAEVVPEFQQRLQNLDDWSQIAFLSVESSRVKRWYRPGLLLIGDAAHIMSPVGGVGINYAIQDAVVAANVLSKPLKNREVQLSDLAKVQRQRELPTRIIQAFQTFIQKRVLAPVLTSNRTFVPPAFLRLPILRDLPARLIALGVFPVHVKT is encoded by the coding sequence ATGACTACCGATGTACCTAAAAATCTTTCCCAAGACCCAAGCATTAACCCTGTCCATGACATTGTAGACGGACAAACTACAGATTGTTGCATTGTGGGTGGAGGCCCAGCAGGAGCAGTATTGGCACTGTTGTTAGCGCGTCAAGGCATTTCTGTGATCCTGCTGGAAGCACACAAAGACTTGGATCGCGATTTTCGTGGCGATACGATTCATCCGTCGGTGATGGAAATTATGGAGGAATTGGGACTAAGCGATCGCTTGCTAAAACTCCCCCATACTAAAATGCGCCAAATTAGTATTCAAACTCCTCAAGATACTGTCACATTCGCAGATTTTAGTCATCTGAAAACCCATTATCCCTACATTACAATGCTTCCCCAGGTGAAATTCCTGGAGTTCATCACCCAAGAAGCGCAAAAATATCCTAGTTTCCATCTGGTGATGGGTGCGAATGTACAGGAACTAATTAACGAAAATGGTGTGATTCAAGGTGTCCGCTATCGAGGAGGCGGTGGTTGGCATGAAATTCGGGCAATACTGACAGTTGGTGCAGACGGTCGCCACTCACGTTTACGCCACCTGGGTGAGTTTGAATCAATCGAAACCTCGCCGCCAATGGATATCCTCTGGTTTCGCCTACCGCGTCAACCAGAAGACCCTGAAGGGGGAATGGGGCGCTTTGGTCAAGGTAAGCTAATCGCCATGCTTGACCGTGGTGATGAGTGGCAACTTGCCTATATTATTCCTAAAGGAGGCTATCAACAACTAAGGGCTGAGGGTTTGGAGGAATTAAAAAAATCTGTTGCCGAAGTGGTGCCAGAATTCCAGCAACGCCTCCAAAATTTAGATGATTGGTCACAAATAGCTTTTCTCTCAGTCGAGTCCAGCCGTGTCAAACGCTGGTATCGTCCGGGACTGTTACTCATCGGTGATGCAGCTCATATAATGTCCCCCGTTGGTGGAGTTGGCATTAATTACGCGATTCAAGATGCTGTAGTCGCGGCAAATGTACTCAGCAAACCGCTCAAAAACCGAGAAGTACAACTTAGCGACCTAGCAAAAGTACAACGTCAACGCGAGTTGCCCACACGGATCATTCAGGCGTTTCAAACTTTTATCCAAAAGCGGGTATTGGCCCCGGTTCTCACCTCAAATCGCACCTTTGTACCACCTGCGTTTTTGCGCTTACCCATCTTGCGCGACCTTCCAGCCAGGTTGATCGCCTTGGGTGTTTTTCCAGTTCACGTCAAGACTTAA
- a CDS encoding ABC transporter ATP-binding protein, whose translation MSQVILENVYKSFSSRKGESVTSQTQSPLTLAEKTDVAPERAESVNVLRRINLTIADGEFMVLVGPSGCGKSTLLRLIAGLEVMTGGNIWVGDRLINDLPPKERDIAMVFQNYALYPHMTVYDNIAFGLRRRGSRGAEEQRSRGENTSSSQYLQAWAENLFVGATRKLPKGLRYISDKERAVNEQVRSVAQLLQIETLLKRLPKQLSGGQRQRVALGRAIARDPQVFLMDEPLSNLDAKLRAETRAQIVKLQRQLGTTTIYVTHDQTEAMTMGDRIAIMSEGKIQQVASPLELYNRPANLFVAEFIGSPPMNFISVEFHAPQLITHSQFRFTLPEVWGKALQKYDGKTLILGIRPEHLNLSMPATKNLPVQVDVVENLGNDSFLAVKIAEPGSQPATTANYLQVRIPPDRFVQVGEQLWLSLTLEKIHFFDPETELAIFP comes from the coding sequence GTGTCCCAAGTTATTTTAGAAAACGTTTATAAAAGTTTTTCCTCGCGTAAAGGGGAAAGTGTTACCTCACAAACCCAATCTCCTCTCACACTTGCGGAAAAAACTGATGTAGCGCCAGAGCGTGCGGAAAGTGTCAATGTCTTGCGACGGATTAACCTAACGATCGCAGATGGCGAATTTATGGTGCTGGTAGGCCCTTCCGGTTGTGGTAAAAGCACCCTGCTGCGGTTAATCGCCGGTTTGGAAGTGATGACTGGCGGTAATATCTGGGTAGGCGATCGCTTGATCAATGACCTACCACCCAAGGAACGCGACATCGCAATGGTGTTTCAAAATTATGCCCTCTATCCTCACATGACGGTGTATGACAACATCGCCTTTGGGTTACGCCGCAGGGGAAGCAGGGGAGCAGAGGAGCAGAGGAGCAGAGGAGAAAATACTTCCTCGTCTCAATATCTTCAGGCGTGGGCGGAAAATCTTTTTGTGGGGGCAACCAGAAAGTTACCTAAAGGATTGCGCTACATTTCTGACAAAGAACGGGCGGTAAATGAGCAGGTGCGTAGTGTTGCTCAACTGTTGCAAATCGAAACATTGCTGAAACGCTTACCCAAGCAGCTATCTGGGGGACAAAGGCAACGGGTTGCATTGGGAAGGGCGATCGCGCGTGACCCTCAAGTATTTTTAATGGATGAACCGCTTTCTAACTTAGATGCCAAACTGCGGGCGGAAACCCGCGCCCAAATTGTCAAATTGCAGCGCCAACTGGGGACAACGACAATTTACGTCACCCATGACCAAACAGAAGCGATGACAATGGGCGATCGCATTGCAATTATGTCTGAGGGTAAAATTCAGCAAGTTGCTTCTCCCCTAGAACTTTACAACCGCCCTGCCAACCTTTTTGTAGCAGAGTTCATTGGTTCACCACCGATGAATTTTATTTCTGTAGAATTCCATGCCCCGCAGTTGATTACTCATTCCCAGTTTCGTTTCACCCTGCCAGAAGTCTGGGGAAAAGCTTTACAAAAATATGATGGGAAAACTCTAATTTTAGGTATTCGCCCAGAACACTTGAATTTGAGTATGCCTGCCACCAAAAATCTACCAGTGCAAGTAGATGTGGTAGAAAATCTCGGCAACGATTCCTTTCTCGCTGTTAAGATTGCCGAACCAGGATCTCAACCTGCTACTACAGCCAATTACCTACAAGTACGAATCCCACCAGATCGATTTGTACAAGTTGGTGAGCAACTTTGGTTATCGCTAACTCTAGAGAAAATTCACTTTTTTGACCCGGAAACTGAGTTAGCGATATTTCCTTAA
- a CDS encoding DUF5615 family PIN-like protein — protein sequence MKILIYMNLSPDWVAVFEKYNIAAVHWSPVGDRREKDSIIMEWARTNGYIIFTHDLDFGSLLAATGADTPSVIQVRTQDVLPNSMENLVISALNQFESSLETGALVTVDQTQSRVRILPIRRG from the coding sequence ATGAAAATTTTGATTTATATGAACCTTTCTCCTGATTGGGTTGCGGTTTTTGAGAAGTACAATATTGCTGCTGTCCACTGGTCTCCTGTTGGCGATCGCCGTGAGAAAGATTCAATAATTATGGAGTGGGCAAGAACTAATGGATATATTATCTTTACTCACGATTTGGACTTCGGTTCCCTGCTAGCTGCGACAGGTGCCGATACTCCCAGTGTCATTCAGGTTCGTACCCAGGATGTTTTGCCGAACAGTATGGAAAATCTAGTTATTTCCGCCCTGAATCAGTTTGAGTCTTCACTAGAGACAGGCGCATTGGTCACTGTTGATCAAACCCAATCCAGAGTGCGTATTCTACCAATTAGGCGCGGATAG
- a CDS encoding DUF433 domain-containing protein: MQNLTRITRNPEVMGGKPCIRGMRVTVGTIVGLMASGHSNSDILKAYPYLEEDDIYEALAYAAWRAEDIEVPLRSA; the protein is encoded by the coding sequence ATGCAAAATCTCACTAGAATTACTCGTAATCCTGAAGTGATGGGTGGCAAACCCTGTATTCGAGGAATGCGTGTTACTGTTGGCACTATCGTCGGATTAATGGCATCTGGACACAGTAATAGCGACATTCTCAAAGCATATCCCTACCTCGAAGAAGACGACATCTATGAAGCACTTGCCTATGCTGCATGGCGGGCTGAAGATATTGAAGTCCCTCTCAGAAGTGCATGA